A region of the Arachis hypogaea cultivar Tifrunner chromosome 15, arahy.Tifrunner.gnm2.J5K5, whole genome shotgun sequence genome:
GAAATTATTCTCTTACTTTCTATAATGGAGAACAATGTACAAGTAGTAAATTGCTTTGCATTCTTAGATTTGGAAATGAAATAACCTTTATTTATTTGATGCCTTGGACGCATAACATTAATCAAATGCATATTATTGGTCAATATAACTTTTTGTATTCAAATTGATCATTGTTGAGAAGCatctttatttgatttgattttggcATTGGAGAGCTCTAAGTAGTATATACAGTATATTAGTATAGTTCTCACATGAAACCACACTGATTAGGATGGAAAGCATGATTGCTTAACATGTAGTTAAGCTCAGTTTAGAACTTGATATTCCTAATCAATTTCATATTTATGAAGACCATAAAGCCTATTAAGCAGCATATAACAGAAAACATATatgttaaataattattaataataatagagcATAGCTAATTAATACCAAAAGCTATATATCATACTTATTTAAGAAGGCATTCTCTATTTACAATGTGACTACTATCTTTAATATAAAGTATAAAGTTTACAATGGGCAAAAAAAGTTGTGATGTTATTGGTTGGACTTCCGGATTTTGTTTATTCTGTTCACCATCCAGTCATCCAACAAATGAATAGATTTGCAATGTGTCACTTACTACGTGTTAATGGAAGGGATATTGATGGTTTGGGAAGACTAGGTTTTAGAATGTTTTTTACCCCCctcatttattttaattgtatattGTTACGCCCAGCCCAGCTGGCCTCGTGGCCAACCCGGCCCAGCATACGAGTTCATCGGACCCGGGCGGCCCGTCTACGGGGCGCCACACGCCCGGATCCTGGCCAGGGTATTTTTCCTCCTTTTTGCTAGCTCACCTGGCAACagctaggggtgttcaaaactgATCCAATCCGAACAAAACCGACCAACCGAACAAAAAAATCGATAACCGAACAAACCGAAAaccgaaaaaatcgaaaaaaataatttttgcagtttttttgcggttcggttcggttttcggttttgTTAGAGAAAACCCTAACCGAACTCGAACCGAACCGGTATTAttaaaaaccctaatataaaagTGGCCTTCCTCCACAATTCCTCCTAATCTAGCCGCAGCCATCCCTCACCTACCAGGAACCCTAACTCCTCAAGCTCTCTCTCAGTCTCTCTAGCGTTGTGTCTCAGCGCCggacctcctccttcttctccgCCATCGACGTCGCCGGACAGCACCATCGCGGTAGTGCGGTCCTTTCCTATCCTTCTCCCTTCCTCGTAGGCTCGTAGCGTTCCTCTCTGTCCCTCATCCTCGACGGCTCCACACACCACCGCTCCAACAGCCGTCTCCTCCACGAACCAACAGCCATCGTCGTCCTCAACGAACCGCAGCAGCACGCACCAGACGCAGTCGAAGCTGCTGCCGTTCGTCGCCCATCTCTCCGTCGTTGAAGCCGTGTCACTGTCCAGTCTCTTCTTCTCCGTCATTGAAGCAGTGTTGTCCTTCCATCTCaggttattttttttgttttgattctacttattttttttaattctggtTTAGTCTTAtggattcagatttttttttattctgaattttttgttctattttgatTTAGGGTAATTCTAGTTTAGGGTTGGttctgaatttttgtttattCAATGTTAATGCAGGAAAGGGAAAGGTGAAAGAGGAAGAATTTGTGGAATTAGTGCACCACATGAAAATTGTGGAATTAGTTTGGTTGTATTTCTGATTCAGTTTGGTTTTATATTTTGATTCAGTTTGGAATTGATGCACCATTTTTGCAAATTTTTTGGAATTAGTTTGGTTGTGTATCTTGATTTTCTTGATTCAGTTCAGGTTGATTATTGTTCCATTTGTTTCTGCTGTTTTTGCCGCATTTGTTAATGATTTTAATTCGTTGTGCTTCTGCTAATTTGTTAGAAATTTGAGTCAGATTGATCATTGTGCTTCTGCTTTTTTTGtaaaattgttaattattttagtttgttgTGTTTCTGCTCATTTGTTAGTGATCTCTGAGTTAGGTTGACTATTGTTATTTGTGAGTGACTGTGAAATGGTATAATggtatttatttgaattaattaaataaaccgaaccaaaccgaaccaaaccaaaccaaaccgattttaattggtttggtttggttcggagaTCTTGAAAaataaaccaaaccaaaccgaaccgcagttTTGATAAAAgatcggatcggatgactttttctcaaataaccgaaccaaaccgcaccgcgaacacccctagcgACAGCTAGAGAGGGAAAATTTCGAGGAAGGTGGGTCTGTCCTTGaggggcccacctctgacaagGTATATATGAGGAGGGTCCTATCCCTCCCCCCGAGTTACGTCACTACACCTTTACTCACTGCTACTTGCATACTTCCTGACTTGGGCGTCGAAGTGTCATTGCAGGTGGCTCCCCCCATATTTCACGAAGAGCTCGGGAGGTCGTTCGCTCGCGCATCACTCACACCAGACCCAGATTCAGGCCTACCCCCATCAACATCCAGGGATCAGCCCCACCCTTTCGGAACCCCGAGTTACCGAACATTGGTGCCGTCTGTGGGGACAAGCCTGGCAAGGATGGACTTTCTGTTAAGTCCCGTAGAGGTGAACCACGCAGGGAGGAAATGGTCCCGAGAAGCGATATGGTAGCCTCAGTGGCTTCCTCTCGCGAATGCACCAGATCCCCCCTGCGACAACCTGAGCTCCCTTCGCGCTCCTACGGTAGGCGACCATTCGGCGGAACAGGTAGTGATAGCGCCAGAATAATACAAGAGCTGCGCCACAGAGTGCAAAATCTAGAGTGGGAGGTGGCCAACAGAGAGCACCACCGACCAACTCCAAGGCAAGAGTGCTCCTGGTCTCCTCAAAGAAGAGGGAGAAGTCCCCAAAGGAGTCACTCCAGACGTACCCTGAGCCCCCAATCGGAGGCAGAAAGTCAAGGAAAAAGCAGGGAAGCGCCAAGGAGACGGCGAGATTCCGTGATTTACACCCGACCCCCGACAAGAAATACTGCGAAGGAGAACCGAGAAGACAGCAGAGAAAGACCAAGGAGAAGGCGACCACCCGTGATCATGGGGGCAACCCCTTTTCATCATTCGATCCTCGAGGTCCAGCTACCGAAGTACTTCGATAAGCCAACAGACATGAGGTACAATGGGACCCAAGACCCCTAAGAACACttaacggcctttgaggccaggatgaacctggaaggggTGGATGATGAAGTAAGATGTCGCACCTTCCCCGTGACCTTAGCTGGACCGACAATTCGATGGTTCAATGCTCTCCCCCAGGGTTCTATAACCACCTTTGCTGACATCAGTTGCGCCTTTCTAGCTCAGTTCACCACACGCATCGCTAAAACGAAGCACCCGATCAACCTGCTCGGGGTGACACAGAGAAACAGCGAGCTGACCAGGAAGTACCTTGATAGGTTCAATGACGAGTGCTTGGAGATCGATGGCCtaaccgactcggtggccagCTTGTGCTTGACGAACGGGTTGTTGAACGAGGATTTCAGAAAACATCTCACCACCAAGCCCGTGTGGACGATGCAAGAAATCCAGAACATGGCCAGGGAATATATCAATGATGAAGAGGTTAGCCAGGTTGTGGCAGCCAACAAACGGTAGCCCGCCTACAACCATACCCGTCAGGCCG
Encoded here:
- the LOC112748975 gene encoding uncharacterized protein, which produces MNLEGVDDEVRCRTFPVTLAGPTIRWFNALPQGSITTFADISCAFLAQFTTRIAKTKHPINLLGVTQRNSELTRKYLDRFNDECLEIDGLTDSVASLCLTNGLLNEDFRKHLTTKPVWTMQEIQNMAREYINDEEVSQVVAANKR